A single genomic interval of Streptomyces sp. 1222.5 harbors:
- a CDS encoding enoyl-CoA hydratase/isomerase family protein: protein MEPQLSYQVTDSVATVVIRHPAKRNAMTAAMWRALPPLLGRLAHDPDVRALVLTGEGGTFCAGADISTLQGSPEEAQGLAVAAEEALAAFPKPVLAVVRGHCVGGGAQLAAACDLRLAEEGALFGVTPARLGVVYPSSSTRRLVSLVGPATAKYLLFTAELIDAGRALRTGLVDEVLPGGELDERVAELTRILVSRSQLTQAAAKEFADGRADRDAHWTAQARGSRDTAEGVAAFLERRRPEFTWSVPTPG from the coding sequence ATGGAGCCCCAGCTGTCGTACCAGGTCACCGACTCCGTCGCCACCGTGGTCATCCGCCATCCGGCCAAGCGCAACGCCATGACGGCAGCGATGTGGCGGGCGCTGCCACCACTGCTCGGCCGTCTCGCGCACGACCCGGACGTCCGCGCGCTGGTACTGACCGGGGAGGGCGGCACGTTCTGCGCGGGCGCGGACATCAGCACGCTCCAGGGGTCGCCGGAGGAGGCGCAGGGGCTCGCGGTGGCCGCCGAGGAGGCCCTGGCCGCGTTCCCCAAGCCGGTCCTGGCCGTGGTGCGCGGCCACTGCGTGGGCGGCGGCGCGCAGCTCGCGGCCGCCTGCGATCTGCGGCTGGCGGAGGAGGGCGCGCTGTTCGGGGTGACACCGGCGCGGCTGGGCGTCGTGTACCCGTCGTCGTCCACGCGGCGGCTGGTGTCCCTGGTGGGGCCGGCCACCGCCAAGTACCTGCTGTTCACGGCCGAGTTGATCGATGCCGGGCGCGCGCTGCGCACCGGTCTGGTCGACGAGGTCCTGCCGGGCGGGGAACTCGACGAGCGGGTCGCCGAGTTGACCCGGATCCTGGTGTCGCGGTCCCAGCTCACCCAGGCCGCCGCCAAGGAGTTCGCCGACGGCCGAGCCGACCGGGACGCCCACTGGACGGCGCAGGCACGCGGCAGCCGCGACACCGCGGAGGGCGTGGCCGCGTTCCTGGAGCGCAGGCGGCCGGAGTTCACCTGGAGCGTGCCTACGCCAGGGTGA
- a CDS encoding DJ-1/PfpI family protein yields the protein MLVHDRFTALDVVGPYEILSRLPDVRLDFVAERPGPVRTDTGFLAVTADKSLDQVPSPDVVVVCGGPGTFEQLENAAVLDWLRAVDATSTWTTSVCSGSLLLGAAGLLRGRRATCHWAALDLLKEYGAEPTGERVVTDGRYVTAAGVSSGIDMGLTLVGRIAGDEHAQAVQLLTEYDPQPPYDAGSPHKAPAHLVEEFRTGSRFTLA from the coding sequence ATGCTCGTCCACGACCGCTTCACCGCCCTGGACGTCGTCGGACCCTACGAGATCCTCAGCCGGCTCCCGGACGTCCGGCTCGACTTCGTCGCCGAGCGGCCCGGCCCCGTGCGCACCGACACCGGCTTCCTCGCCGTCACCGCGGACAAGTCCCTCGATCAGGTCCCGAGCCCCGACGTCGTGGTGGTGTGCGGCGGCCCCGGCACCTTCGAGCAGCTGGAGAACGCGGCCGTGCTGGACTGGCTGCGCGCCGTCGACGCGACGAGCACCTGGACGACCTCGGTCTGCTCGGGATCGCTCCTGCTCGGCGCCGCGGGGCTGCTCCGGGGCCGGCGCGCCACCTGTCACTGGGCCGCGCTCGACCTGCTGAAGGAGTACGGCGCCGAACCCACGGGGGAGCGGGTCGTCACCGACGGCCGGTACGTCACCGCCGCCGGCGTCTCCTCCGGCATCGACATGGGACTCACCCTGGTCGGCAGGATCGCCGGCGACGAACACGCCCAGGCTGTCCAGCTGCTGACCGAGTACGACCCGCAGCCGCCGTACGACGCGGGCTCCCCGCACAAGGCGCCCGCCCACCTGGTGGAGGAGTTCCGCACCGGGAGCCGCTTCACCCTGGCGTAG
- a CDS encoding GlxA family transcriptional regulator encodes MPQRTLLLVLFDGVQSLDVTGPLEVFAGAERHTPGTYRIRTASLDGGPVRASSGLTLVPDAALTEEPDPHTLLVPGGEGTRSPDPRLTDWLRARGPRARRLVSVCTGAVLLAAAGLLDGRRATTHWAHCDRLARDHPAVRVDPEPIYVRDGHVSTSAGVTSGIDLALALVEEDLDRDVALAVARHLVVFLRRPGNQAQFSAQLAAQTAQRAPLREVQRWITEHPAGDLTVDSLAARARLSPRHFARAFRDETGTTPGRYVDRVRLEHARRLLEDSADGIEEISRASGYGTPEAMRRAFVRALGTPPAEYRRRFHPAPAH; translated from the coding sequence ATGCCGCAGCGCACCCTTCTCCTCGTCCTCTTCGACGGCGTGCAGAGCCTCGACGTCACCGGCCCGCTCGAGGTGTTCGCCGGTGCCGAGCGGCACACACCGGGGACGTACCGCATCCGCACCGCGTCCCTGGACGGCGGCCCCGTGCGCGCCTCCAGCGGACTGACCCTCGTACCGGACGCGGCGCTCACCGAGGAGCCCGACCCGCACACCCTGCTGGTCCCGGGCGGTGAGGGCACACGCAGCCCCGACCCGCGGCTGACCGACTGGCTGCGCGCCCGCGGCCCGCGCGCGCGGCGCCTCGTCTCCGTCTGCACGGGCGCCGTCCTGCTCGCCGCCGCCGGACTGCTCGACGGGCGCCGCGCGACCACCCATTGGGCCCACTGCGACAGGCTCGCCCGCGACCACCCGGCCGTGCGGGTGGACCCCGAGCCGATCTACGTCCGCGACGGACACGTCTCCACCTCGGCGGGCGTGACCTCGGGCATCGACCTCGCGCTCGCTCTGGTCGAGGAGGACCTGGACCGCGACGTCGCCCTGGCCGTCGCCCGGCACCTGGTGGTCTTCCTGCGCAGACCCGGCAACCAGGCCCAGTTCAGCGCCCAGCTCGCCGCGCAGACCGCCCAGCGCGCACCGCTGCGGGAGGTCCAGCGGTGGATAACCGAGCACCCCGCCGGCGATCTGACGGTCGACTCGCTCGCCGCCCGCGCCCGGCTCTCACCGCGCCACTTCGCCCGCGCCTTCCGGGACGAGACTGGCACCACCCCCGGCCGCTACGTCGACCGGGTCCGCCTGGAGCACGCCCGTCGGCTGCTGGAGGACTCCGCCGACGGCATCGAGGAGATCTCCCGCGCCAGCGGCTACGGCACCCCCGAGGCCATGCGGCGCGCGTTCGTCCGCGCGCTCGGCACCCCGCCCGCCGAGTACCGCCGGCGCTTCCACCCGGCACCCGCCCACTGA
- a CDS encoding LPFR motif small protein, translated as MFRAIADVLRQIGGAIATVVTLPFRAVARLFGGASSTARGSRA; from the coding sequence GTGTTCCGTGCCATCGCAGACGTGCTGCGGCAGATCGGCGGGGCCATCGCCACGGTGGTCACGCTGCCTTTCCGGGCGGTCGCCCGGCTCTTCGGCGGGGCTTCGTCCACCGCCCGCGGCAGCCGCGCCTGA
- a CDS encoding Tex family protein, with protein MTTPGSIEAGSIEGRIAEELGVRERQVRAAVELLDGGSTVPFIARYRKEATEMLDDAQLRTLEERLRYLRELEERRTAILESVREQGKLTEELEARIRGAETKARLEDIYLPYKPKRRTKAQIAREAGLEPLAEGLLDDPSVDPAAAAAAFVDAGKGVADPQAALDGARAILAERFSEDADLIGELRERMWVRGRLAAKVREGKEEAGAKFADYFDFAEPFTDLPSHRILAMLRGEKEEVLDLVLEPEEATEGPSSYEGIIAHRFGIADRGRPADKWLTDTVRWSWRTRILVHLGIDLRLRLRTAAEDEAVNVFAANLRDLLLAAPAGTRATLGLDPGFRTGVKVAVVDATGKVVATDVIHPHVPANRWDEAIARLARLAEEHKVDLVAIGNGTASRETDKLAAELIEKHPALKLTKVMVSEAGASVYSASSYASQELPDMDVSLRGAVSIARRLQDPLAELVKIDPKSIGVGQYQHDLSEVKLSRSLDAVVEDCVNGVGVDVNTASVPLLARVSGISSGLAENIVAHRDANGPFTSRSGLKKVARLGPKAFEQCAGFLRIRGGDDPLDASSVHPEAYPVVRRMVKATGEEVASLVGNTGVLRSLRPADFVDDTFGLPTVTDILKELEKPGRDPRPAFRTATFKEGVEKISDLSAGMVLEGVVTNVAAFGAFVDIGVHQDGLVHVSAMSRTFVKDPRDVAKPGDIVKVKVLDVDIPRKRIALTLRLDDEAAPQGQGGGRQQRGGGARPPQQRQGGQGQRQGGQGQRQGRGGDRGGRQAPAPANSAMADALRRAGLLDPKKR; from the coding sequence GTGACGACACCCGGATCCATCGAAGCAGGATCCATCGAAGGCAGGATCGCCGAGGAGCTCGGCGTACGGGAGCGGCAGGTGAGGGCCGCGGTGGAACTGCTCGACGGCGGTTCCACCGTGCCCTTCATCGCCCGCTACCGCAAGGAAGCGACCGAGATGCTCGACGACGCGCAGCTGCGCACGCTCGAGGAGCGGCTGCGCTACCTGCGGGAGCTGGAGGAGCGGCGCACCGCGATCCTGGAGTCGGTGCGCGAGCAGGGCAAGCTCACCGAGGAGCTTGAGGCGCGGATCCGCGGCGCCGAGACCAAGGCACGTCTGGAGGACATCTACCTCCCGTACAAGCCCAAGCGGCGTACCAAGGCGCAGATCGCGCGCGAGGCGGGCCTGGAGCCGCTCGCGGAGGGCCTGCTGGACGATCCGTCGGTCGATCCGGCGGCGGCCGCCGCCGCGTTCGTGGACGCGGGCAAGGGCGTCGCCGACCCGCAGGCCGCGCTCGACGGCGCGCGGGCGATCCTCGCCGAGCGGTTCTCGGAGGACGCCGACCTGATCGGCGAGCTGCGCGAGCGGATGTGGGTGCGCGGCCGGCTGGCCGCGAAGGTCCGCGAGGGCAAGGAGGAGGCCGGCGCCAAGTTCGCCGACTACTTCGACTTCGCCGAGCCGTTCACCGACCTGCCCTCGCACCGGATCCTGGCGATGCTGCGCGGCGAGAAGGAGGAGGTCCTCGACCTCGTCCTGGAGCCGGAGGAGGCCACCGAGGGGCCGTCCTCGTACGAGGGGATCATCGCCCACCGGTTCGGGATCGCCGACCGGGGCCGCCCCGCCGACAAGTGGCTGACGGACACCGTCCGCTGGTCCTGGCGCACCCGCATCCTCGTCCACCTGGGCATCGATCTCAGGCTGCGGCTGCGGACGGCCGCCGAGGACGAGGCGGTGAACGTCTTCGCGGCGAACCTTCGCGACCTGCTGCTCGCGGCTCCGGCCGGCACGCGCGCCACGCTGGGCCTGGACCCCGGTTTCCGTACCGGTGTGAAGGTCGCCGTGGTCGACGCCACCGGCAAGGTCGTCGCCACGGACGTGATCCACCCGCACGTCCCGGCGAACAGGTGGGACGAGGCCATCGCCAGACTGGCGCGGCTGGCCGAGGAGCACAAGGTCGACCTGGTCGCCATCGGCAACGGCACGGCGTCCCGCGAGACCGACAAGCTCGCCGCCGAACTCATCGAGAAGCACCCGGCGTTGAAGCTGACCAAGGTGATGGTGTCCGAGGCGGGCGCGTCGGTGTACTCGGCGTCCTCGTACGCCTCGCAGGAGCTGCCCGACATGGACGTGTCGCTGCGCGGCGCGGTGTCGATCGCCCGGCGCCTGCAGGACCCGCTGGCCGAGCTGGTGAAGATCGACCCGAAGTCGATCGGTGTCGGCCAGTACCAGCACGACCTGTCCGAGGTGAAGCTGTCCCGCTCGCTGGACGCGGTCGTCGAGGACTGTGTGAACGGCGTGGGCGTGGACGTCAACACCGCGTCCGTGCCGCTGCTGGCGCGTGTGTCGGGCATCTCGTCCGGGCTCGCCGAGAACATCGTCGCGCACCGGGACGCCAACGGGCCGTTCACGTCCCGCTCGGGGCTGAAGAAGGTGGCGCGGCTCGGTCCGAAGGCGTTCGAGCAGTGCGCGGGCTTCCTGCGCATCCGCGGCGGTGACGACCCGCTGGACGCGTCCAGCGTCCACCCGGAGGCCTACCCGGTGGTGCGCCGCATGGTGAAGGCCACGGGCGAGGAGGTCGCCTCCCTCGTCGGCAACACCGGGGTGCTGCGCTCTCTGCGGCCCGCCGACTTCGTGGACGACACCTTCGGTCTGCCGACCGTCACGGACATCCTCAAGGAGTTGGAGAAGCCGGGCCGCGACCCGCGTCCGGCGTTCCGGACGGCCACCTTCAAGGAGGGCGTCGAGAAGATCTCCGACCTGTCCGCCGGGATGGTCCTGGAGGGCGTGGTCACGAACGTGGCGGCCTTCGGCGCGTTCGTGGACATCGGCGTCCACCAGGACGGACTGGTGCACGTGTCGGCGATGTCCCGGACGTTCGTCAAGGACCCGCGGGACGTCGCGAAGCCCGGTGACATCGTCAAGGTGAAGGTCCTCGACGTGGACATCCCGCGCAAGCGGATCGCGCTGACCCTGCGTCTGGACGACGAGGCAGCCCCGCAGGGCCAGGGCGGCGGCCGCCAGCAGCGCGGCGGCGGTGCCCGGCCGCCCCAGCAGCGGCAGGGCGGCCAGGGCCAGCGCCAGGGCGGTCAGGGGCAGCGGCAGGGCCGCGGTGGCGACCGGGGCGGGCGGCAGGCGCCGGCACCGGCCAACAGCGCGATGGCCGACGCGCTGCGCCGCGCGGGCCTGCTGGATCCGAAGAAGCGCTGA
- a CDS encoding ABC-F family ATP-binding cassette domain-containing protein, translated as MTATLVAKNLAAGHGDRSLFAGLDLVVAPGDVIGLVGANGAGKSTLLRLLAGLVTPEQGELRLSPPTAAVGHLPQEPERRPGETVREFLARRTGVAEAQRVLDETTQALVDGAPGADDAYAISLERWLDLGGADLEERAEETADSLGLAVDLDQPMTSLSGGQAARAGLASLLLSRYDVFLLDEPTNDLDLDGLERLERFVTGLRAGTVVVSHDREFLTRTVTKVLELDLAQGQINLYGGGYEAYLEEREVSRRHARDDYEEYEGKKSALEDRARMQRGWMDKGVKNARRKAGSDNDKIGRKYRSEASEKQAAKARQTQRMIERLDVVEEPRKEWELRMEIASAPRSGAVVATLRDAEVRRGGFTFGPVSLQIDWADRIAVTGANGAGKSTLLGALLGRVPLDSGHAALGSGVLVGEVDQARGLFHGPEALLDAFCAAVPDTEPVEVRTLLAKFGLKADHVVRPAATLSPGERTRAALALLQGRGVNLLVLDEPTNHLDLPAIEQLESALDAYEGTLLLVTHDRRMLDAVHVTRRLEVADGKVTER; from the coding sequence ATGACTGCCACTCTCGTCGCCAAGAACCTCGCCGCCGGGCACGGCGACCGCTCCCTCTTCGCCGGGCTCGACCTCGTCGTCGCGCCCGGTGACGTGATCGGGCTGGTCGGTGCCAACGGTGCCGGGAAGTCCACCCTGCTGCGGCTGCTCGCCGGGCTGGTCACGCCCGAGCAGGGCGAGCTCCGGCTCTCCCCGCCGACGGCGGCCGTCGGCCACCTCCCGCAGGAGCCGGAGCGCAGGCCCGGGGAGACCGTCCGGGAGTTCCTGGCCCGCCGCACCGGCGTCGCCGAGGCACAGCGCGTGCTGGACGAGACCACGCAGGCGCTGGTGGACGGCGCGCCCGGCGCCGACGACGCCTACGCGATCAGCCTGGAGCGCTGGCTGGACCTCGGCGGCGCGGACCTGGAGGAGCGCGCGGAGGAGACCGCCGACTCCCTCGGCCTCGCCGTCGACCTGGACCAGCCGATGACCTCCCTGTCCGGCGGCCAGGCGGCCCGGGCCGGCCTCGCCTCCCTCCTGCTGTCCCGCTACGACGTCTTCCTGCTCGACGAGCCCACCAACGACCTGGACCTCGACGGCCTGGAGCGGCTGGAACGCTTCGTCACGGGCCTGCGCGCCGGCACGGTCGTCGTCAGCCACGACCGCGAGTTCCTCACCCGCACCGTCACCAAGGTCCTCGAACTCGACCTCGCCCAGGGGCAGATCAACCTCTACGGCGGCGGCTACGAGGCCTACCTGGAGGAGCGCGAGGTGTCCCGCCGGCACGCCCGCGACGACTACGAGGAGTACGAGGGGAAGAAGTCCGCCCTCGAGGACCGGGCCCGGATGCAGCGGGGCTGGATGGACAAGGGCGTGAAGAACGCCCGCCGCAAGGCCGGCAGCGACAACGACAAGATCGGCCGCAAGTACCGCAGCGAGGCCAGCGAGAAGCAGGCCGCCAAGGCCCGCCAGACGCAGCGCATGATCGAGCGCCTGGACGTGGTGGAAGAGCCCCGCAAGGAGTGGGAGCTGCGCATGGAGATCGCGTCCGCCCCGCGTTCCGGCGCGGTGGTCGCGACCCTGCGGGACGCCGAGGTCCGGCGCGGCGGCTTCACCTTCGGCCCGGTCTCGCTGCAGATCGACTGGGCGGACCGGATCGCGGTCACCGGAGCCAACGGCGCGGGCAAGTCCACCCTGCTGGGGGCGCTGCTGGGCCGGGTCCCGCTCGACTCCGGGCACGCGGCGCTCGGCTCGGGCGTCCTGGTCGGGGAGGTGGACCAGGCCCGCGGCCTCTTCCACGGCCCCGAGGCGCTGCTCGACGCCTTCTGCGCGGCCGTCCCCGACACCGAGCCCGTCGAGGTGCGCACCCTGCTCGCCAAGTTCGGCCTGAAGGCGGACCACGTGGTGCGTCCGGCCGCGACCCTCTCCCCGGGCGAGCGCACCCGCGCCGCCCTCGCGCTGCTCCAGGGCCGGGGCGTCAACCTCCTCGTCCTGGACGAGCCGACCAACCACCTCGACCTGCCCGCCATCGAGCAGCTGGAGTCGGCACTCGACGCCTACGAGGGCACGCTGCTCCTGGTCACGCACGACCGCCGGATGCTGGACGCGGTCCACGTGACCCGCCGCCTGGAAGTGGCCGACGGCAAGGTGACCGAGCGCTAG
- a CDS encoding oxidoreductase: protein MSAAYATFGLAPAMRAGDVLADGGYRIHRDFVDFVVDGRPLLFRLSDLDAVSPLASDVPPAIFTAQVRALLLEAEPPLPDGRFVIYGCPECEDLACGAVTAVIERDGEDYVWRDFAWQTDDHADLERNGYHGIGPFRFRGPEYRAALGALTDGSAAPRRRVLLIGARVAVLARLAAALRTIGVGADITQDARQVPAEELRGYDAVAFGRAVDEADRAAVLRAFGEAGVEVAAVAGLAPIVPLLVAQIEHALDRSPLRQRRLTGLTATDGAAEIEVTSPCRVRVTAHRLDRFHRTHSQDVFDGTLEPGRHRVDLDPRAVRGEAYVVARTSGGVLAAPVGRGGRG, encoded by the coding sequence ATGTCTGCCGCATACGCGACCTTCGGTCTGGCACCGGCGATGCGCGCCGGCGATGTCCTCGCCGACGGCGGCTACCGCATCCACCGTGACTTCGTGGACTTCGTCGTGGACGGCCGTCCGCTGCTGTTCCGGCTGTCCGACCTGGACGCCGTCTCGCCGCTCGCCTCGGACGTCCCGCCCGCCATCTTCACCGCACAGGTGCGCGCCCTGCTGCTGGAGGCCGAACCTCCGCTGCCCGACGGCCGGTTCGTCATCTACGGCTGCCCCGAGTGCGAGGACCTGGCCTGCGGCGCGGTCACCGCCGTCATCGAGCGCGACGGCGAGGACTACGTCTGGCGGGACTTCGCCTGGCAGACCGACGACCACGCCGACCTGGAACGCAACGGCTACCACGGCATAGGGCCGTTCCGCTTCCGCGGCCCCGAGTACCGGGCGGCGCTCGGCGCCCTGACGGACGGCTCCGCCGCCCCCCGCCGCCGGGTGCTGCTGATCGGCGCGCGCGTCGCGGTCCTGGCCAGGCTGGCCGCCGCCCTGCGCACCATCGGCGTCGGCGCCGACATCACCCAGGACGCCCGGCAGGTACCCGCCGAGGAACTGCGCGGCTACGACGCCGTCGCCTTCGGGCGTGCCGTCGACGAGGCCGACCGGGCCGCCGTGCTGCGGGCGTTCGGCGAGGCAGGGGTCGAGGTGGCCGCGGTGGCGGGGCTCGCCCCGATCGTGCCGCTGCTCGTCGCGCAGATCGAGCACGCCCTGGACCGCAGCCCGCTTCGGCAACGCCGGCTGACGGGGCTGACCGCCACGGACGGCGCGGCCGAGATCGAGGTGACCTCCCCGTGCCGGGTCCGCGTCACCGCCCACCGCCTCGACCGGTTCCACCGCACCCACAGCCAGGACGTGTTCGACGGCACCCTGGAGCCCGGCCGGCACCGGGTCGACCTGGACCCCAGGGCGGTCAGGGGGGAGGCGTACGTCGTCGCCCGGACCTCCGGGGGCGTCCTCGCGGCGCCGGTGGGCCGGGGCGGGCGCGGCTGA
- a CDS encoding FAD-dependent oxidoreductase, whose product MIVVGAGVAGLTTAVVLAESGRRVRVWAREPAGRTTSAVAGGLWWPYRVEPERLVGGWALRTLAVYEELADRPEETGVRLVDGVHDGTGLDELGDWAGRVPGLRAVAGGLAARLPLLDMPVHLEWLRERLAKAGGSVEEQEVTDLAAVPAAVVVNCSGLGARSLVPDPGVRPVRGQLVVVANPGVTTWYTSVDHSSAESTYFFPQPGGLVLGGTAEEDDWSLEPDPDTATAIVARCARVRPEIAGARVLAHRVGLRPARDAVRLEREPLADGRVLVHNYGHGGAGITVAWGCAREAAGLAFPAA is encoded by the coding sequence GTGATCGTGGTCGGGGCCGGGGTCGCCGGGCTGACGACGGCCGTGGTGCTGGCCGAGTCCGGACGTCGGGTGCGGGTGTGGGCGCGGGAGCCCGCCGGGCGTACGACCTCGGCGGTCGCCGGTGGACTGTGGTGGCCGTACCGCGTCGAGCCGGAGCGGCTGGTCGGTGGCTGGGCGCTTCGGACCCTCGCCGTGTACGAGGAGCTGGCGGACCGCCCGGAGGAGACGGGCGTACGCCTGGTCGACGGCGTACACGACGGGACCGGGCTGGACGAACTGGGCGACTGGGCGGGCCGGGTGCCGGGCTTGCGGGCGGTGGCCGGCGGGCTGGCGGCCCGGCTGCCCCTGCTCGACATGCCGGTGCACCTGGAGTGGCTGCGGGAGCGGCTGGCGAAGGCCGGCGGGTCGGTGGAGGAGCAGGAGGTGACCGATCTGGCCGCGGTTCCCGCCGCGGTGGTGGTCAACTGCTCGGGCCTCGGCGCCCGTTCGCTGGTGCCGGATCCGGGTGTGCGCCCGGTGCGCGGACAGCTGGTCGTGGTGGCGAACCCGGGAGTGACGACCTGGTACACCTCCGTGGACCACTCCTCCGCGGAGTCCACCTACTTCTTCCCGCAGCCGGGCGGGCTGGTCCTGGGCGGTACGGCCGAGGAGGACGACTGGTCGCTGGAACCGGACCCGGACACCGCCACCGCGATCGTCGCCCGCTGCGCGCGGGTCCGGCCGGAGATCGCCGGGGCGCGCGTACTCGCCCACCGGGTGGGCCTGCGCCCGGCCCGGGACGCGGTACGGCTGGAGCGCGAGCCCCTGGCGGACGGCCGCGTGCTGGTGCACAACTACGGCCACGGCGGCGCCGGGATCACCGTGGCCTGGGGATGTGCGCGGGAGGCGGCCGGACTGGCGTTCCCGGCCGCCTGA
- a CDS encoding Xaa-Pro dipeptidyl-peptidase — protein sequence MPIRTRFTIWRPLVTAAVVTLTALFLTPAAVHAAQPRESRPVYSYAHAIRESVWVDTGLDEDGDGRHDRVAADIVRPAEPARQHREVPVIMDASPYYSCCGRGNESQLKTYDAHGHVVQMPLFYDNYFVPRGYAFVGVDLAGTNRSDGCVDVGGRSDIRSAKAVVDWLNGRADAYSSRTGGTRVRAGWTNGRTGMIGKSWDGTIANGVAATGVKGLRTIVPISAISSWYDYYFAQGAPLYDGGPHELAGYVESDTARAHCAAVQRKLADGSPRSGDWTPLWTERDYVKDAAKVRASVFVVHGMQDLNVRTKHFGQWWDALAKHGVQRKIWLSQTGHVDPFDYRRGAWVDTLHRWFDHELLGYDNGIDREPAADVERHPDQWVTSRAWPPHGTRATTLHPAKGTQAGVGTLGLRPARGTETFTDDPRLSETDWAAHLGTSTPEKAGFLTAPLTRDLRLSGSSTVTVTATPTTTSAHLSAVLVDLGPDTIRDYADPAEGITTLTGRTCWGASTAGDSACFKETRAKTARVGHTVFSRGWADLGHHASLGKGGPLTPGKAYTITLDLAATDHVVPKGHRLALIVAGTDKDLIDPPSTRPTLTVALSGTSARLPLVGGAPAFARATAGSTAAGPGPDASRGVRAPRAAGHVPE from the coding sequence ATGCCGATTCGCACGCGCTTCACGATCTGGAGACCGCTCGTGACAGCGGCCGTCGTCACCCTGACGGCCCTCTTCCTCACCCCGGCCGCCGTCCATGCCGCGCAGCCGCGCGAGAGCCGGCCGGTCTACTCCTACGCCCACGCGATCCGTGAGTCCGTGTGGGTCGACACGGGCCTCGACGAGGACGGCGACGGACGCCACGACCGGGTCGCCGCCGACATCGTCCGGCCCGCCGAGCCCGCCCGGCAGCACCGCGAGGTGCCGGTCATCATGGATGCCAGCCCGTACTACTCCTGCTGCGGGCGCGGCAACGAGAGCCAGCTCAAGACGTACGACGCGCACGGGCACGTCGTGCAGATGCCGCTCTTCTACGACAACTACTTCGTGCCCCGCGGCTACGCCTTCGTCGGCGTCGACCTCGCCGGCACCAACCGCTCCGACGGCTGCGTGGACGTCGGCGGCCGGTCCGACATCCGGTCCGCGAAGGCCGTCGTCGACTGGCTGAACGGCCGCGCCGACGCGTACAGCAGCCGCACCGGCGGCACGCGCGTCCGGGCCGGCTGGACCAACGGCAGAACCGGCATGATCGGCAAGAGCTGGGACGGCACCATCGCCAACGGGGTCGCCGCGACCGGCGTCAAGGGCCTGCGGACGATCGTCCCGATCAGCGCCATCTCCTCCTGGTACGACTACTACTTCGCCCAGGGCGCCCCGCTCTACGACGGCGGCCCCCACGAACTCGCCGGCTACGTCGAGAGCGACACCGCGCGGGCCCACTGCGCGGCCGTGCAGAGGAAACTCGCCGACGGCAGCCCGCGCAGCGGCGACTGGACCCCGCTGTGGACCGAGCGCGACTACGTCAAGGACGCGGCGAAGGTGCGCGCCAGCGTGTTCGTCGTGCACGGCATGCAGGACCTCAACGTGCGCACCAAGCACTTCGGCCAGTGGTGGGACGCCCTCGCGAAACACGGCGTGCAGCGGAAGATCTGGCTCTCCCAGACCGGGCACGTCGACCCCTTCGACTACCGGCGCGGCGCCTGGGTCGACACTCTGCACCGCTGGTTCGACCACGAACTCCTCGGCTACGACAACGGCATCGACCGCGAGCCGGCCGCCGACGTCGAACGCCACCCGGACCAGTGGGTCACCTCCCGCGCCTGGCCGCCGCACGGCACCCGCGCCACCACCCTGCACCCCGCGAAGGGCACACAGGCCGGTGTGGGCACGCTCGGGCTGCGCCCCGCCCGCGGCACCGAGACCTTCACCGACGACCCCCGACTGAGCGAGACCGACTGGGCCGCGCACCTCGGCACGTCCACCCCCGAGAAGGCCGGCTTCCTCACCGCCCCGCTCACCCGCGACCTGCGCCTGTCCGGCTCGTCCACGGTGACGGTGACCGCGACCCCGACGACCACCTCCGCCCACCTGTCCGCCGTCCTGGTGGACCTCGGTCCCGACACCATCCGCGACTACGCCGACCCCGCCGAGGGCATCACCACGCTGACCGGCCGCACCTGCTGGGGCGCGAGCACGGCCGGCGACAGCGCCTGCTTCAAGGAGACCCGGGCGAAGACCGCCCGCGTCGGCCACACCGTGTTCAGCCGCGGCTGGGCCGACCTCGGCCACCACGCCTCCCTCGGCAAGGGGGGCCCGCTCACCCCCGGCAAGGCGTACACGATCACCCTCGACCTCGCGGCCACCGACCACGTCGTCCCCAAGGGGCACCGGCTGGCCCTGATCGTCGCCGGCACCGACAAGGACCTCATCGACCCGCCGTCCACCCGGCCGACGCTCACCGTGGCGCTGTCCGGCACCAGCGCGAGGCTCCCGCTGGTCGGCGGCGCGCCGGCCTTCGCCCGGGCCACCGCGGGCAGTACGGCGGCGGGACCCGGGCCGGACGCCTCGCGGGGCGTGCGCGCACCGCGCGCGGCCGGGCACGTCCCCGAGTAG